The following are encoded in a window of Bacteroidia bacterium genomic DNA:
- a CDS encoding substrate-binding domain-containing protein, producing MIKSSNFIILSFCLMAILSSCGTQVKKPADNPTSGRIAISVDETFTPIIDSQVSTFESLYPEAEIVANYLPEQEAFKKLLEDSMRLVVSSRELNEQEKAYFKSKKIFPTTAKIAYDALALIVHPENDLNRVDYVDLKSVFDGTYTWDSLKKGSGLGSINIVFDNNGSSTARYIQENFLKEKNFPKNCFAVKSNQEVIEYVASHKNAIGIIGVNWISDSDDPASQKFMSKIKVLDIQPLESNPLKPEYFGPYQAYIATKQYPLTRTLYIISREGRTGLGTGFAAFVAGDKGQRIILKSGIVPATAPVRVVGFR from the coding sequence ATGATTAAATCAAGCAATTTTATTATCCTTTCCTTCTGCTTAATGGCCATTCTTTCTTCTTGTGGAACTCAAGTAAAAAAGCCGGCAGATAACCCAACCAGCGGACGAATAGCTATTTCGGTAGATGAAACATTTACACCTATTATTGATTCCCAGGTAAGCACTTTTGAAAGCCTTTATCCGGAGGCAGAAATTGTTGCTAATTACCTTCCGGAACAAGAAGCATTTAAAAAACTATTGGAAGATAGTATGCGTTTGGTGGTAAGTTCAAGAGAACTAAACGAACAGGAAAAGGCATATTTCAAATCAAAAAAAATATTTCCTACCACCGCAAAAATAGCCTATGATGCTTTAGCCCTCATTGTACATCCTGAAAATGATTTAAATAGGGTGGATTATGTCGATTTAAAAAGTGTATTTGATGGAACATACACCTGGGATTCGTTAAAGAAAGGCAGCGGTTTGGGATCAATAAACATAGTATTCGATAATAACGGAAGTAGCACCGCCAGATACATTCAAGAAAACTTCCTGAAAGAAAAAAACTTTCCTAAAAATTGTTTCGCCGTAAAATCAAATCAGGAAGTTATTGAATATGTTGCTTCCCACAAGAATGCCATTGGAATAATTGGTGTTAATTGGATTAGCGATTCCGATGATCCGGCATCACAGAAATTTATGAGTAAAATTAAAGTTTTAGATATTCAACCTTTAGAAAGCAATCCATTAAAACCTGAATATTTTGGACCTTACCAGGCCTATATTGCCACCAAACAGTACCCCTTAACCAGAACCTTGTACATCATCAGCAGAGAAGGAAGAACAGGTCTTGGCACAGGGTTTGCAGCATTTGTTGCAGGCGATAAAGGTCAACGAATTATTTTAAAATCAGGAATTGTTCCTGCAACTGCTCCGGTAAGAGTGGTTGGTTTCCGTTAA
- the guaB gene encoding IMP dehydrogenase, whose amino-acid sequence MPASDNKFLGEGLTYDDVLLVPAYSEVLPRDVDVSTYFTRNIKINVPIVSAAMDTVTDSSLAIAIAQEGGIGVLHKNMTIQQQANEVRRVKRSESGMILDPVTLLENALVGDALQIMKENKIGGIPVINANGTLVGIVTNRDLRFEKNPMRPVAEIMTKEHLVTTHARDLKKAEAILQEYKIEKLPVVDKSYKLVGLITYKDIIKNKLRPNACKDELGRLRVAAAVGITPDTFERAKALADVGVDAIVIDTAHGHSKGVIDTLKDIRKKLPNMQLVVGNIATGEAAKDLVKAGADAVKVGIGPGSICTTRIIAGVGVPQLTAVYEVGKALKGSEVPLIADGGIRFTGDIVKALAAGASCIMAGSLFAGTEESPGETVIFEGRKFKTYRGMGSVEAMQKGSKDRYFQDAEDDIKKLVPEGIVGRVPYKGSIGEIVYQMVGGLRAGMGYCGAANINKLQKARFIRITNSGIRESHPHGITITSEAPNYSR is encoded by the coding sequence ATGCCAGCTTCCGACAACAAATTTTTAGGTGAAGGTCTCACCTACGATGATGTATTATTAGTTCCTGCCTATTCAGAAGTCTTACCTCGCGATGTCGATGTAAGTACTTACTTTACCAGGAATATTAAAATTAATGTCCCTATCGTTTCTGCCGCAATGGACACGGTTACCGATTCGAGTCTGGCCATTGCAATTGCTCAGGAAGGAGGTATAGGAGTTCTGCATAAGAACATGACCATTCAACAGCAAGCCAATGAGGTTAGAAGAGTAAAACGGTCGGAAAGTGGAATGATTTTAGATCCGGTGACTTTATTAGAGAATGCCTTGGTAGGGGATGCCCTCCAAATAATGAAGGAGAATAAAATTGGTGGGATTCCGGTAATTAATGCCAATGGAACTTTAGTTGGAATTGTCACTAACCGTGATTTGCGTTTTGAAAAGAATCCAATGCGTCCGGTGGCTGAAATAATGACCAAAGAGCATTTAGTCACCACCCATGCCCGTGACTTAAAAAAGGCCGAGGCTATTCTTCAGGAATACAAAATCGAAAAACTTCCGGTAGTAGATAAAAGTTATAAGTTGGTTGGATTAATTACCTATAAGGATATTATCAAAAACAAACTTAGGCCGAATGCTTGTAAAGATGAATTGGGTCGATTAAGGGTTGCTGCAGCAGTGGGAATTACACCGGATACCTTTGAAAGAGCTAAAGCCCTGGCCGATGTTGGGGTTGATGCTATAGTAATCGATACAGCACACGGACATTCTAAAGGGGTTATAGATACCTTAAAGGATATTCGGAAAAAATTGCCGAATATGCAATTGGTGGTTGGAAATATTGCCACCGGTGAGGCTGCAAAAGATTTGGTTAAGGCCGGAGCCGACGCAGTTAAGGTTGGAATTGGACCCGGCAGTATTTGTACTACTCGAATTATTGCAGGTGTTGGTGTGCCTCAATTAACCGCAGTTTATGAGGTTGGGAAAGCTCTTAAAGGTAGCGAAGTTCCTTTAATTGCGGATGGTGGAATCCGGTTTACCGGTGATATTGTTAAGGCTTTAGCTGCCGGCGCAAGCTGTATTATGGCCGGTTCTTTGTTTGCCGGTACCGAAGAATCTCCGGGAGAAACCGTTATTTTTGAAGGTAGAAAGTTCAAAACATATCGAGGAATGGGGTCTGTGGAAGCTATGCAAAAAGGTTCCAAGGATAGGTATTTTCAAGATGCCGAAGACGATATTAAAAAGTTAGTTCCCGAAGGTATTGTTGGAAGAGTACCATATAAGGGAAGTATTGGTGAAATTGTATATCAAATGGTCGGTGGTTTAAGAGCCGGAATGGGCTATTGCGGTGCAGCCAATATCAACAAATTGCAAAAAGCCAGGTTTATTCGAATTACCAATTCAGGTATAAGGGAAAGTCATCCGCATGGTATTACCATTACTAGTGAGGCTCCGAATTATAGTAGGTAA
- a CDS encoding DNA mismatch repair protein MutS → KLVEGGSEHSFGIHVAQMAGMPKKVIERANQILSHLEKDHSSEVLTDKKSGKKTGKSDSTTPDFQLSIFQLDDPVLSQIKEEILKTDINTLTPVEALMKLNEIKRVLGK, encoded by the coding sequence GAAAGTTGGTGGAAGGAGGTAGCGAACATAGCTTCGGTATTCACGTAGCTCAAATGGCAGGTATGCCTAAAAAGGTTATTGAACGGGCAAATCAGATTCTTTCTCATCTGGAAAAAGATCATTCTTCCGAAGTTCTAACCGACAAAAAATCCGGAAAAAAAACAGGAAAATCCGATTCAACCACACCTGATTTCCAATTAAGCATTTTCCAATTAGACGATCCGGTTCTATCTCAAATTAAGGAAGAAATTCTCAAAACCGACATTAACACCTTGACTCCTGTAGAGGCTTTAATGAAGTTAAACGAAATCAAACGTGTACTAGGAAAGTAA
- a CDS encoding carboxypeptidase-like regulatory domain-containing protein produces MNRLFKLLLGCLFVLNAILVQAQNAESKKEKELIQFSGVVLTHDSLTPVPYTSVMIKGTNRGTLCDYYGFFSFVAAKGDTIQFSCIGFKRASYVIPDSLTGGRYSLIQVLIPDNIFLKEISIYAFPTRDQFRQAFMNLKIPNDDYERAKLNLDQQIMLEKYETLSLDGKENYALAMQRQTAILYHTGQYPTYNIFNPIAWAKFIQAWKNGDLKDKRKK; encoded by the coding sequence ATGAATAGACTATTCAAACTTTTACTAGGTTGCCTTTTTGTTTTAAATGCCATCTTGGTGCAAGCTCAAAATGCTGAGTCTAAAAAGGAAAAGGAATTAATTCAGTTTTCCGGTGTGGTATTAACCCATGATAGTTTAACTCCTGTTCCATATACCTCTGTTATGATAAAGGGAACCAACCGGGGTACCTTATGCGATTATTATGGTTTCTTTTCCTTTGTTGCTGCCAAAGGAGATACTATCCAGTTTTCGTGCATTGGCTTCAAAAGAGCATCCTATGTAATTCCTGATTCACTTACGGGTGGTAGGTATAGTTTAATTCAAGTGCTGATACCGGATAATATCTTTTTGAAAGAAATTTCTATCTACGCCTTTCCAACGAGAGATCAATTTCGTCAAGCCTTCATGAATTTGAAAATTCCAAATGATGATTATGAAAGGGCAAAATTAAATTTGGATCAACAAATTATGTTGGAGAAGTATGAAACTTTGTCACTCGATGGTAAAGAAAACTATGCCTTGGCGATGCAACGTCAAACCGCTATTTTATATCACACCGGGCAATATCCTACATATAATATTTTCAATCCAATTGCCTGGGCAAAATTTATTCAGGCCTGGAAAAATGGTGATTTAAAAGATAAAAGGAAAAAATAG